From the genome of Vicia villosa cultivar HV-30 ecotype Madison, WI linkage group LG2, Vvil1.0, whole genome shotgun sequence, one region includes:
- the LOC131653295 gene encoding beta-glucosidase 12-like isoform X1, with amino-acid sequence MAINLLLLLLSGIAVILSSLSIISEATILLTNNDIIKSLNRSSFPEGFIFGTASSAYQVEGAANVGGRGPSIWDTFTHNFPEMINDRSNGDVAIDEYHFYKEDVEIMKNMNMDAYRFSISWSRILPKGKLGGGVNKEGINYYNNLINELLIKGLQPFVTLFHWDLPQTLEDEYGGFLSSNIVNDYRDYAELCFKLFGDRVKHWITLNEPWSYARHGYADGTFAPGRCSHWQNPNCTVGDSGVEPYIVAHNQLLAHASAANVYKTQYQASQKGKIGITLVSYWIMPLYDTEPDHDAAQRAIDFMFGWFMDPLTVGDYPSSMRSLVGNRLPKFSSYQVNLVRGSFDFIGLNYYTSYYATNAPELSEGKSNYMTDQLSILTNERNGIPIGPPAASSWLSIYPNGLREVLLYIKKKYNNPSIYITENGMDDLDDPTISLEKALEDTIRINYFYDHLYYLQTAIRDGVNVKGYFAWSLFDNFEWSSGYTLRFGIYFVDYNNNFNRYPKKSAIWFKSFLQHNVVTHSDSR; translated from the exons ATGGCAAtaaatcttctgcttcttcttctttctggAATCGCTGTAATTCTCAGCTCTCTGTCTATAATAAGTGAAGCTACAATATTGTTAACTAATAATGATATTATTAAGTCTCTCAATCGGAGTAGCTTTCCAGAAGGTTTTATTTTTGGAACAGCTTCATCAGCTTACCAG GTTGAAGGTGCAGCAAATGTTGGTGGAAGAGGACCAAGCATATGGGATACTTTCACACATAATTTTCCAG aAATGATAAATGACAGAAGTAATGGAGACGTAGCCATCGATGAATATCATTTCTATAAG GAAGATGTTGAGATCATGAAGAACATGAATATGGATGCTTATAGATTCTCCATCTCTTGGTCCAGAATACTTCCAA AAGGAAAACTCGGTGGGGGTGTAAACAAAGAAGGAATAAATTATTACAACAACCTTATCAATGAGTTATTAATCAAAG GACTTCAACCTTTTGTAACCCTTTTTCATTGGGACCTTCCTCAAACACTTGAAGATGAATATGGTGGCTTTCTAAGCTCAAATATAGT GAATGATTATCGAGATTATGCAGAGCTTTGCTTTAAATTATTTGGAGATAGAGTAAAGCATTGGATCACGTTGAATGAACCGTGGAGCTATGCCAGACACGGTTATGCTGATGGAACGTTCGCACCTGGACGATGTTCACATtggcaaaaccctaattgcacTGTTGGAGACTCTGGCGTTGAACCTTATATAGTGGCTCATAATCAATTACTTGCTCATGCATCTGCTGCCAATGTCTACAAAACTCAGTATCAG GCATCTCAAAAAGGAAAAATAGGGATAACACTAGTGTCTTATTGGATAATGCCACTCTATGATACTGAACCAGATCATGATGCTGCACAAAGAGCCATTGATTTTATGTTTGGATG GTTTATGGATCCATTGACAGTAGGAGACTATCCAAGCTCCATGCGGTCCTTGGTAGGGAATCGGTTACCAAAGTTCTCATCATATCAAGTAAATCTCGTAAGAGGGTCTTTTGATTTTATTGGGCTAAACTATTATACTTCATACTATGCAACTAATGCACCTGAACTAAGTGAAGGGAAGTCCAACTACATGACTGATCAACTTTCAATTCTTACAA ATGAGCGCAATGGAATACCTATTGGTCCACCT GCTGCTTCATCTTGGCTGTCAATTTATCCTAATGGACTTCGTGAAGTGTTActctatattaaaaaaaagtacaaCAATCCTTCCATTTACATCACTGAAAATG GTATGGATGATTTGGATGATCCAACAATCTCTCTTGAGAAAGCCCTTGAAGATACAATTAGGATTAATTATTTCTATGATCATCTCTATTATCTTCAAACTGCAATAAG GGATGGCGTCAATGTGAAAGGATATTTTGCTTGGTCATTGTTTGACAACTTTGAATGGAGTTCAGGATACACTTTGAGATTTGGAATTTACTTTGTAGATTACAATAATAACTTCAACCGATATCCAAAAAAATCGGCCATTTGGTTTAAGAGTTTTCTCCAACACAATGTAGTTACACATAGTGATTCACGCTAA
- the LOC131653295 gene encoding beta-glucosidase 12-like isoform X2, whose amino-acid sequence MILLSLSIGVAFQKVLFLEQLHQLTRLKVQQMLVEEDQAYGILSHIIFQEDVEIMKNMNMDAYRFSISWSRILPKGKLGGGVNKEGINYYNNLINELLIKGLQPFVTLFHWDLPQTLEDEYGGFLSSNIVNDYRDYAELCFKLFGDRVKHWITLNEPWSYARHGYADGTFAPGRCSHWQNPNCTVGDSGVEPYIVAHNQLLAHASAANVYKTQYQASQKGKIGITLVSYWIMPLYDTEPDHDAAQRAIDFMFGWFMDPLTVGDYPSSMRSLVGNRLPKFSSYQVNLVRGSFDFIGLNYYTSYYATNAPELSEGKSNYMTDQLSILTNERNGIPIGPPAASSWLSIYPNGLREVLLYIKKKYNNPSIYITENGMDDLDDPTISLEKALEDTIRINYFYDHLYYLQTAIRDGVNVKGYFAWSLFDNFEWSSGYTLRFGIYFVDYNNNFNRYPKKSAIWFKSFLQHNVVTHSDSR is encoded by the exons ATGATATTATTAAGTCTCTCAATCGGAGTAGCTTTCCAGAAGGTTTTATTTTTGGAACAGCTTCATCAGCTTACCAG GTTGAAGGTGCAGCAAATGTTGGTGGAAGAGGACCAAGCATATGGGATACTTTCACACATAATTTTCCAG GAAGATGTTGAGATCATGAAGAACATGAATATGGATGCTTATAGATTCTCCATCTCTTGGTCCAGAATACTTCCAA AAGGAAAACTCGGTGGGGGTGTAAACAAAGAAGGAATAAATTATTACAACAACCTTATCAATGAGTTATTAATCAAAG GACTTCAACCTTTTGTAACCCTTTTTCATTGGGACCTTCCTCAAACACTTGAAGATGAATATGGTGGCTTTCTAAGCTCAAATATAGT GAATGATTATCGAGATTATGCAGAGCTTTGCTTTAAATTATTTGGAGATAGAGTAAAGCATTGGATCACGTTGAATGAACCGTGGAGCTATGCCAGACACGGTTATGCTGATGGAACGTTCGCACCTGGACGATGTTCACATtggcaaaaccctaattgcacTGTTGGAGACTCTGGCGTTGAACCTTATATAGTGGCTCATAATCAATTACTTGCTCATGCATCTGCTGCCAATGTCTACAAAACTCAGTATCAG GCATCTCAAAAAGGAAAAATAGGGATAACACTAGTGTCTTATTGGATAATGCCACTCTATGATACTGAACCAGATCATGATGCTGCACAAAGAGCCATTGATTTTATGTTTGGATG GTTTATGGATCCATTGACAGTAGGAGACTATCCAAGCTCCATGCGGTCCTTGGTAGGGAATCGGTTACCAAAGTTCTCATCATATCAAGTAAATCTCGTAAGAGGGTCTTTTGATTTTATTGGGCTAAACTATTATACTTCATACTATGCAACTAATGCACCTGAACTAAGTGAAGGGAAGTCCAACTACATGACTGATCAACTTTCAATTCTTACAA ATGAGCGCAATGGAATACCTATTGGTCCACCT GCTGCTTCATCTTGGCTGTCAATTTATCCTAATGGACTTCGTGAAGTGTTActctatattaaaaaaaagtacaaCAATCCTTCCATTTACATCACTGAAAATG GTATGGATGATTTGGATGATCCAACAATCTCTCTTGAGAAAGCCCTTGAAGATACAATTAGGATTAATTATTTCTATGATCATCTCTATTATCTTCAAACTGCAATAAG GGATGGCGTCAATGTGAAAGGATATTTTGCTTGGTCATTGTTTGACAACTTTGAATGGAGTTCAGGATACACTTTGAGATTTGGAATTTACTTTGTAGATTACAATAATAACTTCAACCGATATCCAAAAAAATCGGCCATTTGGTTTAAGAGTTTTCTCCAACACAATGTAGTTACACATAGTGATTCACGCTAA